The Candidatus Omnitrophota bacterium genomic interval GCCCGCCGATATATCGATCCGATCCCCGGACGAAGCGGAAGATTTCGCCTCCGGCGCTTTCGCCGCCTCGCTTTTGGCGGCGGCGCGGCTGGAGACGCGGTTGGTTTGTTGGGTAGTAGTGTTTATGCCAACAATGTCAACCATGATTCCTCATCTCCTTCTATTGCCCTTTACCCATATGAATGATTCGAATAAATCTCTACCGCTACTTTATTGTAGCGCCTATTTGCTGCCTTGTCGATTCGAATTCCGTCTCAAATCTTAGTATCGTCTTTTCTCTTAGAGAACTTTAAATCTTTTTTGTTCTTTTTATACAGAAGAATAAGAGAAAAGGTTTTTTTTTCAATCTTTTTGTCGGGAGAAGCGTTTTTTTGTCCTTTTCCCTTTTCGATTATTATCGTCAAGAATGGAACCGACATTAGAAAATTTATTGAAAATCTATTTTGCTTCCAAGGATCTATCGAGAGAATTTCGATGAAAATCCTTCGATATACAGAGAGTTACAGCGGCGATGAATAAAAATAACAATCCAAAAAAATCTTTATCGATTAAGAGTTGAATCGGCCCTGGTTTGATGTGGCCCTTGTGAATTCCGATCTGACGCAAATCGATTTGAATGAAGAGCAATCCGATCAAGGCGATGAAGAGAACTGCGTTTCGTTTCTCTCTCCATGCCGAAAATAGGATTTGCACAAGGGGATAAAAAGAAAGCGCTAGGTTATAACCGGCTAGGCGCGGAGGGAGAAGAAGAAGACATAACAATATGATTGATAAAGACTTTTCATCCGTGTTTTCATATTCAACATGAGATTCTCTGCGATAGATACCATATGCAGCCAAGCAAAAAACCATGATCGGAAAAAGGGGTATGAGTAGTCCCGTCAAGAAGGGCGAATGGTAGAGTGGTTCGGAAAAATAAGTTTCGGAAAATGTTCTTAATAGAACGGTTATGGATGAACAGTTATAAATGCTTTGCACCTGTTCATCCCACATCGTACGCCATATCGGTCCGTGAAAGAAAGAATAACATTGATAAACAGCCTGGTAACCAAGCAAAAGAAGGAACAATAAAACGGCGAAAGCGGCGGCGAACGATTTTAAAAATGGATAATCGCGCCGGTGGATCGGATAAAGCAGCATCAATAACGGCGTTCCCTTGATCGCCCCGGCGGCGAGCAGCAGCGGTGCGGCGGCGGAAGATTTTCGCCGCCAGGCCGCTAAAGAACCGAGGATCAACGCCGATTCAAAGACGGCGACATTGCCCGCGTTGAAATCCAAGGCGATCGGACGGTAAAAAAGTGCGCCCAGATTGAGAAGAGCTAGAGACCACCATGAGGGAGAAAGGCGCAGAAGCATCAATATGGAAAACAGGCTCCATTCCAACGCCGCGCATTTGAGCGCCATCCAAGCGAAAGCGGCGTCGAAATAGGAAAGACGAGTAAATGGATAAAGCAATCGAGCAAAGAGCGGCGAGTAGAGATAGGGCAATCCTTCGTATCCCGCCCCATCCACGGCTTTCCCGATGTTGATCAAAACATGGGGATCGTAAGGATTCTTTCCGCTCCAAAGCGCGTCCGCAGCGAGGTAATAAACGGCGAAATCCCATTCCCGGCGCACGGAGTCGCTATAGCCGAGAAAGAGAACGGCAAAGCCGATTAGGGCGGCGGACATAGGGACTGTGGGACAATGGGACTGGGGGACAAGTCTCCCCGTCTCCCTGTCTCCCTGTCCCAAAGTCTCCCTGTCCCAAAGTCTCCCTGTCCCAAAGTCTCCCTGTCCCAAAGTCTCCTTGTCCCCAAGTCTCCCTGTCCCAAAGTCTCCCTGTCCCAAAGTCTCCCTGTCCCAAAGTCTCAAATAGCCAGTAGGCGCAAATCTAAGCCCATATTGGC includes:
- a CDS encoding glycosyltransferase family 87 protein, which translates into the protein MSAALIGFAVLFLGYSDSVRREWDFAVYYLAADALWSGKNPYDPHVLINIGKAVDGAGYEGLPYLYSPLFARLLYPFTRLSYFDAAFAWMALKCAALEWSLFSILMLLRLSPSWWSLALLNLGALFYRPIALDFNAGNVAVFESALILGSLAAWRRKSSAAAPLLLAAGAIKGTPLLMLLYPIHRRDYPFLKSFAAAFAVLLFLLLLGYQAVYQCYSFFHGPIWRTMWDEQVQSIYNCSSITVLLRTFSETYFSEPLYHSPFLTGLLIPLFPIMVFCLAAYGIYRRESHVEYENTDEKSLSIILLCLLLLPPRLAGYNLALSFYPLVQILFSAWREKRNAVLFIALIGLLFIQIDLRQIGIHKGHIKPGPIQLLIDKDFFGLLFLFIAAVTLCISKDFHRNSLDRSLEAK